A region of Culicoides brevitarsis isolate CSIRO-B50_1 chromosome 1, AGI_CSIRO_Cbre_v1, whole genome shotgun sequence DNA encodes the following proteins:
- the LOC134827736 gene encoding cytochrome P450 4d1-like isoform X2: MMDFPRIYGANLALWGIGNKVDLLVTNPKDIEVIMNGKTTKKSNLYDFIEPWLGTGLLISYGKKWHNRRKIITPSFHFKILEKFIEVFNEQDKILVQKLNEHVGKDEFNIYSNINAIALDNVCEAAMGVKIRAQDNPDQPYIKAVQEMSEIIFDRIFSILHQFPTLYALTPKARRGRQLIKILHGFTNKVITDRRQQLKENGILLNNNSEDIDEIYGKKAKLSFLDMLLNATIDGKPLTNDDIREEVDTFMFEGHDTTTSAMTFIVYRLALNPDVQERAFNELQSLLGTDPDTPCSYNDLQEMKYLEMVIKEALRMHPSVPLIGRQTLEPMQIEGNYVPAGVDINIPIYALHHNADVFPDPEKFDPERFTEEGQKMRNPYDYIPFSAGNRNCIGQRFAMLEMKAVISTILRHYKIIATEKTRNVVTRADIVLRPVGGMYVRLEKRT; encoded by the exons AGTAACGAATCCAAAGGATATCGAAGTCATCATGAATGGCAAAAcaaccaaaaaatcaaatctttaCGACTTTATTGAACCATGGCTGGGCACTGGACTGCTCATATCTTACGGCAAAAAATGGCATAATCGGCGAAAAATCATCACGCCATCGTTTCACTTCAAAATCTTGGAGAAATTCATCGAAGTCTTCAATGAACAGGATAAAATTCTAGTGCAAAAGTTGAATGAACACGTGGGCAAGGAcgaatttaacatttattcgAACATTAATGCGATTGCTTTGGATAACGTGTGCG AGGCGGCCATGGGAGTTAAAATTCGGGCACAAGATAATCCGGATCAACCGTATATTAAAGCTGTACAAGA aatgagTGAAATAATATTCGACAGAATCTTCAGTATTTTGCACCAATTTCCGACTTTGTATGCTTTAACTCCAAAAGCTCGTCGCGGAaggcaattaattaaaatcttgcATGGGTTCACAAACAAAGTTATCACCGATAGACGACAGCAACTTAAGGAAAATGGCATTTTGCTCAACAATAATTCCGAAGATATCGATGAAATTTACGGCAAAAAGGCAAAATTATCGTTTCTTGATATGTTATTGAATGCCACAATCGATGGAAAGCCCTTGACGAACGACGACATCAGAGAAGAGGTTGATACGTTTATGTTTGAGGGGCATGATACGACAACGAGTGCAATGACGTTCATCGTTTATCGCTTGGCACTCAATCCCGATGTACAGGAACGTGCTTTTAATGAACTTCAAAGCTTGTTAGGGACAGATCCAGATACGCCATGCTCTTATAACGACCTACAAGAGATGAAATATTTGGAAATGGTCATCAAAGAAGCTc ttcgCATGCATCCTTCTGTGCCCTTAATCGGTCGTCAAACCCTTGAACCGATGCAGATCGAAGGAAATTACGTTCCAGCAGGAGTTGACATCAATATTCCCATTTATGCATTGCATCATAACGCGGATGTCTTCCCAGATCCCGAAAAATTTGATCCAGAACGGTTCACAGAAGAAGGACAAAAAATGCGAAATCCTTATGATTATATTCCGTTCAGTGCTGGCAACAGAAATTGCattg gacAAAGATTTGCAATGCTGGAAATGAAAGCAGTTATTTCAACAATCCTGCGacattacaaaataattgcaaCAGAAAAAACTAGAAACGTCGTTACACGAGCAGACATCGTTTTAAGGCCCGTTGGGGGCATGTACGTAAGGCTTGAGAAACGTACTTga